A part of Aurantimicrobium sp. MWH-Uga1 genomic DNA contains:
- a CDS encoding Rv2175c family DNA-binding protein, whose product MVKAQEHPETQWLTVPDLVELLGVTQSNVRRMLEDNVLAATRVDGVLKVPSDFIHEGEPLHPLQGTIVLLRDCGFDGDELVTWLITDEESLGTSPVNALKAGRKAEVRRVAQALL is encoded by the coding sequence GTGGTTAAAGCTCAAGAACACCCCGAAACTCAATGGCTCACCGTTCCAGATCTCGTCGAACTGCTTGGTGTTACCCAAAGCAATGTGCGTCGCATGCTCGAAGACAATGTGTTGGCTGCAACGCGAGTTGATGGAGTTCTCAAAGTGCCCTCTGACTTCATTCACGAGGGCGAGCCGCTTCATCCGCTTCAAGGAACAATCGTTTTATTGCGTGATTGCGGTTTCGACGGTGACGAACTTGTCACGTGGCTCATCACAGATGAAGAATCTCTGGGAACTTCACCAGTAAATGCACTCAAGGCTGGACGTAAGGCAGAAGTGCGCCGAGTTGCTCAAGCACTTCTCTAG
- a CDS encoding LysM domain-containing protein, whose amino-acid sequence MAEHTYRSNHETLSSSTPRKAKKFRKIAAIPVAIATATSMLFTVQSAQADQLPKIEKLPKAKADLPHTHRVTHVTPATLRSDKYTVAEGDTVRSIAQAHAISSAELLAANGLSWKTMIFAGQQLNIPASSSGTETAEVGESIIRHSVISGETLEAIARNYNVQPRAIMTANGLDRSSRLVVGQRLVIPDAQLMSSLPAAASA is encoded by the coding sequence ATGGCTGAACATACCTATCGTTCAAACCACGAAACGCTTTCTTCCTCGACCCCTCGTAAAGCTAAGAAATTCAGGAAAATAGCTGCTATCCCCGTCGCCATTGCGACCGCGACAAGCATGCTTTTCACTGTCCAATCTGCCCAAGCAGATCAGCTCCCCAAAATTGAGAAGCTTCCCAAAGCAAAAGCAGACCTCCCCCACACGCACAGAGTTACCCATGTCACTCCCGCTACTTTGCGCTCAGACAAATACACCGTTGCGGAGGGCGACACAGTTCGAAGTATTGCTCAAGCACACGCCATCTCCTCGGCTGAATTACTTGCCGCAAACGGCCTGAGCTGGAAAACCATGATTTTTGCCGGCCAACAGCTAAACATTCCAGCATCTTCCAGCGGAACAGAAACGGCAGAAGTTGGCGAAAGCATAATTCGTCACTCGGTCATATCAGGGGAAACCTTGGAAGCAATCGCACGCAACTACAACGTTCAACCTCGAGCAATCATGACCGCGAACGGCCTTGACCGCTCTAGTCGGCTTGTTGTTGGTCAACGTCTCGTCATTCCAGATGCGCAACTGATGAGTAGCCTGCCTGCTGCAGCAAGCGCATAA
- the pknB gene encoding Stk1 family PASTA domain-containing Ser/Thr kinase encodes MTTASEDPMIGRLIDGRYQVKSRIARGGMATVYLATDLRLERRVAVKIMHGHLADDSAFKARFVQEARSAARLAHPNVVNVFDQGQDSEMAYLVMEYLPGITLRDLLKDYGKLTPEQTVDIMDAVLRGLAAAHESGIVHRDLKPENVLLADDGRIKLGDFGLARATTANTASGQALLGTIAYLSPELLTRGVADARSDIYAIGIMMYEMLTGEQPFKGEQPMAVAYQHANDKVPAPSSANPAIPVELDEIVAWATTRSPEGRPENAGVLLDKLLQAEKVIRTGSSYQDLSTQQTMVMPAGILATADDETKVFSTGALAGLNRKAATDDPVGSLKEVSDSRRVRGFWIFGITIVLAILGATAGWFFSVGPGSLASVPAVAGMAPADARKIVEEAGFTTALVEANDSTVPAGKVIGTDPPENTSVTKGSEIKVIVSLGPKIIDTPAFAGMTEADATKQAKELGLKPKTASKQFSADVAAGSVIAALDAAGAPLPAKYPAGSEVQFVVSLGAIPQVAGLSVTDATKALTDVGLVVGASSEEFSDSVPAGTVISLSVPEGVVTTGTNVTLIVSKGPDLVQVPNVSAGSMDFNEAISKLQSAGFTYSTDVDPALFSKRTVKTQTPAAGTMAKRGSNVFISF; translated from the coding sequence GTGACTACTGCCTCAGAAGACCCCATGATCGGTCGTCTCATCGACGGCAGGTATCAAGTCAAGTCACGTATTGCCCGCGGAGGCATGGCCACCGTTTATCTGGCTACAGATTTGCGTCTGGAACGTCGCGTAGCCGTCAAAATCATGCACGGGCATCTCGCAGATGACAGCGCATTCAAAGCTCGCTTCGTTCAAGAAGCCCGCTCTGCAGCTCGGCTAGCACACCCCAATGTTGTTAACGTTTTCGATCAGGGACAAGATTCTGAGATGGCCTATCTGGTCATGGAATACCTCCCTGGGATTACACTGCGAGATCTCCTCAAGGACTATGGCAAGCTCACTCCTGAACAAACCGTTGACATTATGGATGCCGTCCTCCGGGGGCTAGCTGCAGCTCACGAATCAGGCATAGTTCACCGAGACCTCAAACCTGAAAACGTACTATTGGCCGATGACGGCCGTATCAAACTGGGTGATTTTGGTTTAGCCCGTGCAACGACAGCAAATACTGCCTCCGGACAGGCCCTACTAGGAACTATCGCGTACCTCTCCCCCGAACTTCTCACTCGCGGGGTGGCAGATGCACGAAGTGACATCTATGCCATCGGCATCATGATGTACGAGATGCTCACCGGCGAACAACCCTTCAAAGGCGAGCAGCCCATGGCTGTGGCATACCAGCACGCCAATGACAAAGTACCAGCACCCTCCTCTGCCAACCCGGCAATCCCTGTCGAACTTGATGAGATTGTTGCCTGGGCAACAACACGGTCGCCTGAGGGGCGCCCAGAGAACGCCGGAGTTCTTCTCGATAAACTGCTCCAAGCCGAAAAGGTCATTCGGACTGGTTCCTCCTACCAAGACCTCTCGACACAGCAGACCATGGTCATGCCTGCCGGAATCTTGGCCACCGCTGACGACGAGACAAAAGTATTCTCCACAGGCGCGCTTGCCGGCTTGAACCGCAAAGCAGCCACTGATGATCCTGTGGGCTCCCTCAAAGAGGTTTCGGATTCACGGAGAGTACGTGGCTTTTGGATTTTTGGCATCACGATTGTGTTAGCGATACTCGGCGCTACTGCCGGTTGGTTCTTTAGCGTCGGTCCAGGCTCACTCGCTTCAGTACCTGCCGTTGCAGGTATGGCGCCGGCCGATGCCCGAAAGATTGTCGAAGAAGCTGGATTCACAACCGCGCTTGTAGAGGCGAACGACTCCACAGTCCCTGCAGGCAAAGTTATTGGAACTGATCCCCCAGAGAATACTTCTGTCACCAAAGGCTCTGAGATCAAGGTCATTGTTTCCTTAGGACCCAAGATCATTGACACTCCAGCTTTTGCTGGGATGACAGAAGCAGATGCTACAAAACAGGCCAAAGAACTGGGATTGAAACCAAAGACAGCCTCCAAACAGTTCTCTGCAGATGTTGCTGCAGGAAGCGTCATTGCAGCTCTGGATGCTGCAGGTGCCCCGCTTCCTGCAAAATACCCAGCCGGCTCGGAAGTTCAGTTTGTTGTCTCCTTGGGTGCTATTCCTCAAGTAGCAGGTTTGAGCGTGACTGACGCTACCAAAGCACTCACCGATGTTGGTCTAGTTGTTGGAGCCAGCTCTGAGGAATTCAGTGACAGCGTCCCCGCAGGAACTGTCATCTCTCTCTCAGTTCCCGAAGGTGTGGTCACCACGGGAACGAACGTGACCCTCATCGTCTCTAAAGGACCTGACCTGGTTCAAGTGCCCAATGTTTCTGCCGGAAGCATGGACTTCAATGAGGCGATTTCCAAGCTTCAGTCCGCAGGATTTACCTATTCCACAGATGTCGATCCTGCTTTGTTCTCAAAGCGCACAGTGAAGACACAAACACCTGCAGCAGGAACCATGGCTAAGCGTGGTTCGAACGTGTTCATCTCGTTCTAA
- the leuS gene encoding leucine--tRNA ligase yields MSENEGATYNFAEIQEKWLPIWDKIEPFRSDDPTDERPRKYVLDMFPYPSGDLHMGHAEAYALGDVIARYWRHRDHNVLHPIGWDSFGLPAENAAIKRGLNPVTWTYDNIDQQKRSMRRYATSFDWSRVIHTSDPEYYKWNQWLFLQMYKKGLAYRKDSWVNWDPVDQTVLANEQVLPDGTSERSGAIVVKKKLTQWYFRITDYADRLLDDLDTLEGQWPAKVLTMQRNWIGRSIGADVDFVIEGRDNPVTVFTTRPDTLHGATFMVVAPDADLASELAAGAPPEIQAAFEEYLTEVQKATEIERQATDRPKTGVFLGRYAVNPVNGERLPIWAADYVLADYGHGAVMAVPAHDQRDLDFARAYDLPIKIVVDVPAGTDEDGNVIDNNPAVTGIATGGEGKLINSAELNGLTKKEAIAKAIEILAERGTGKAAKNFRLRDWLISRQRYWGTPIPIIHAEDGTEIPVPEDQLPVVLPPTEGLNLQPKGSSPLGAAEDWVNVPSPLDGSPARRDPDTMDTFVDSSWYFLRFLSPHDDTQAFDPELAKKWAPVDQYVGGVTHAILHLLYARFITKVLFDLGYIDFEEPFTNLLNQGMVLMEGSAMSKSKGNIVKLSEQLEEHGVDAVRLTMAFAGPPEDDIDWADVSPAASNRFLARAWRIAQDVASAPGVDFSTGDVALRKATHHLLAEAPGLVESFKFNVLVARLMEHVNVTRKAIDSGVGAADPAVRESAETIAMMLDLYAPYTAEDMWAALGHQPTVAHAVWPEADAALLVEDSVTCVVQVDGKVRDRLEVSPDIAEADLETQARELPGVVRALEGREIVNVIVRAPKIVSIATKPSA; encoded by the coding sequence ATGTCTGAGAACGAGGGCGCGACCTATAACTTCGCGGAAATACAAGAAAAATGGCTTCCTATCTGGGACAAAATCGAGCCGTTTCGCTCTGACGACCCCACTGATGAACGCCCACGCAAATATGTCCTAGACATGTTCCCTTACCCTTCTGGTGACCTGCACATGGGGCACGCAGAGGCATATGCCCTGGGTGACGTGATTGCCCGTTACTGGCGTCACCGTGACCACAACGTATTGCACCCAATTGGATGGGACTCCTTTGGGCTCCCTGCGGAGAACGCTGCAATCAAACGCGGACTCAACCCTGTGACCTGGACGTATGACAACATCGACCAGCAGAAGCGCTCGATGCGTCGCTACGCAACGAGTTTTGATTGGTCTCGTGTTATCCATACTTCAGACCCCGAGTATTACAAGTGGAACCAGTGGCTGTTTCTGCAGATGTACAAAAAGGGTTTGGCATACCGCAAAGACAGTTGGGTTAACTGGGATCCTGTGGACCAGACCGTTCTGGCTAACGAGCAGGTTCTTCCTGATGGTACCTCCGAGCGTTCTGGCGCGATTGTGGTCAAGAAGAAACTCACTCAGTGGTACTTCCGTATCACCGACTACGCAGATCGCTTACTGGATGACCTTGACACTCTCGAAGGACAATGGCCAGCAAAAGTACTCACCATGCAGCGAAACTGGATCGGTCGCTCTATTGGTGCGGATGTGGATTTTGTTATCGAAGGCCGCGACAACCCGGTAACTGTGTTCACGACGCGTCCAGATACTCTTCACGGTGCAACCTTCATGGTTGTAGCTCCAGATGCGGACCTTGCTTCTGAGCTTGCAGCCGGTGCACCACCAGAGATTCAAGCAGCCTTCGAGGAATACCTCACTGAAGTTCAAAAGGCGACAGAAATTGAACGTCAGGCTACCGATCGCCCCAAGACCGGTGTTTTCTTAGGTCGATATGCCGTCAACCCAGTCAACGGAGAGCGTTTGCCTATTTGGGCTGCAGATTACGTGCTCGCGGACTACGGACATGGCGCTGTTATGGCCGTCCCTGCGCATGACCAGCGCGACTTGGACTTTGCCCGAGCATATGACCTGCCCATCAAGATTGTCGTCGATGTCCCTGCAGGAACTGATGAAGATGGCAACGTCATTGACAACAACCCAGCTGTGACCGGTATTGCTACCGGTGGTGAGGGCAAACTCATCAACTCTGCTGAACTTAACGGCTTGACCAAAAAAGAAGCAATAGCGAAAGCAATTGAAATCCTCGCCGAGCGTGGTACGGGTAAGGCTGCTAAGAACTTCCGTCTGCGTGACTGGCTGATTTCTCGACAGCGTTACTGGGGAACCCCAATCCCGATTATTCACGCTGAAGATGGCACCGAGATTCCTGTTCCAGAAGACCAGCTCCCTGTTGTTCTTCCCCCCACAGAAGGCTTGAACTTACAGCCCAAGGGCTCCTCGCCTCTGGGGGCAGCTGAAGACTGGGTGAACGTCCCCAGCCCACTAGACGGTTCACCTGCACGTCGTGACCCGGACACGATGGACACCTTTGTCGATAGCTCGTGGTATTTCTTACGCTTCCTTTCCCCTCACGATGACACGCAGGCCTTTGATCCCGAACTGGCTAAGAAGTGGGCTCCTGTCGACCAATATGTTGGCGGTGTGACCCACGCCATTTTGCACCTGCTCTATGCGCGTTTCATCACCAAGGTACTCTTTGACCTTGGTTATATCGACTTTGAAGAGCCCTTCACTAACCTCCTCAACCAGGGCATGGTCTTGATGGAAGGCTCAGCAATGAGCAAGTCCAAGGGCAATATTGTCAAGCTCTCAGAGCAGCTTGAGGAGCATGGCGTTGACGCCGTTCGTTTGACTATGGCGTTTGCTGGTCCTCCTGAGGACGACATCGACTGGGCAGATGTTTCACCTGCTGCTTCTAACCGCTTCTTGGCTCGCGCATGGCGTATTGCACAAGATGTTGCCAGCGCCCCCGGAGTTGATTTCTCTACAGGTGATGTTGCTTTGCGAAAGGCAACGCACCACCTGCTAGCAGAAGCGCCAGGTCTTGTTGAAAGCTTTAAGTTCAATGTTCTGGTTGCGCGACTGATGGAACACGTCAATGTAACCCGTAAGGCTATTGACTCAGGTGTGGGAGCCGCTGATCCGGCTGTTCGTGAATCCGCAGAGACTATTGCCATGATGTTGGATCTCTACGCGCCCTATACCGCCGAGGATATGTGGGCTGCATTAGGGCACCAGCCCACTGTTGCCCACGCAGTGTGGCCAGAAGCAGATGCTGCACTCTTGGTGGAAGACTCTGTGACCTGTGTCGTTCAGGTTGATGGCAAAGTTCGAGACCGTCTTGAAGTTTCTCCAGATATTGCAGAAGCAGATCTGGAGACTCAAGCTCGGGAACTTCCTGGAGTAGTCAGAGCTCTAGAAGGCCGCGAGATTGTGAACGTGATTGTTCGAGCGCCCAAGATCGTCAGTATTGCAACCAAGCCTTCGGCTTAG
- a CDS encoding anthranilate synthase component I family protein, with the protein MTERLRRVPLHKWVDPAEVYRALSSDEPRSIWLDAGPDATTGLSYISLPTSQVLKENVTHGEVTIFERLRSELAGDFVWDTTVAAENGFALGWVGWLGYELASHTAGVPTADSLTPDAYFVYLDWALEFDHSRQVVDLLYLGNEEQALQKCVEIQHLIAQPKPHKEADISSDRSVVWRHQPDRYKQMVQECLDAITAGDAYQLCLTNQALVSGTFNPTQVYLSLRQENPSHHGGILVFEDVALLSSSPEVFLTVDTAGKITTKPIKGTRKRGHNSDDDAALAEELVTSEKERAENLMIVDLMRNDIGKVAQLGTVTVEELLTVESYENVHQLVSTVTAQLSPGMTAIDALEASFPAGSMTGAPKISAMTLLHHLEQGPRGIYSGAFGYLGIDGAANFAMVIRSIVLTDQGAMIGTGGGITSGSIPDAELEETRIKITPLLKALGVDSNRYS; encoded by the coding sequence GTGACCGAACGTTTACGGCGAGTGCCGCTGCACAAGTGGGTTGATCCTGCTGAGGTCTATCGTGCTCTTTCATCGGACGAGCCTCGGTCAATTTGGCTTGATGCCGGGCCTGACGCAACCACTGGACTGTCTTACATCTCTCTTCCCACCTCACAAGTTCTGAAGGAAAATGTCACCCATGGTGAGGTCACCATCTTTGAACGGCTCAGAAGTGAGCTTGCAGGAGATTTCGTGTGGGACACCACTGTCGCCGCAGAAAACGGTTTTGCTCTGGGCTGGGTCGGTTGGTTAGGTTATGAGCTTGCTTCCCATACTGCAGGTGTTCCAACGGCAGATTCTCTAACCCCCGATGCCTATTTCGTTTACCTGGACTGGGCGCTTGAATTTGATCATTCTCGCCAGGTAGTTGATCTTCTTTATCTTGGCAACGAAGAACAGGCCCTCCAGAAGTGTGTAGAGATTCAACACCTCATCGCACAACCCAAACCACACAAGGAAGCTGACATAAGCTCTGACCGAAGCGTGGTGTGGCGACACCAGCCAGATCGCTATAAGCAGATGGTTCAAGAATGTTTGGATGCCATCACTGCAGGAGATGCGTACCAGCTTTGCTTGACTAACCAGGCCCTAGTTTCGGGGACATTTAATCCCACACAGGTTTATCTCTCACTACGCCAAGAAAACCCCAGCCACCATGGGGGAATCCTTGTTTTTGAGGATGTCGCATTACTTTCGAGTAGTCCCGAAGTTTTCCTCACCGTTGATACAGCAGGCAAAATCACGACTAAACCCATCAAGGGAACCCGCAAGCGTGGACATAATTCTGATGATGATGCTGCGCTCGCGGAAGAGCTCGTGACTAGCGAAAAAGAACGCGCTGAAAATCTGATGATTGTTGACTTGATGCGTAATGATATTGGCAAAGTTGCTCAACTGGGAACAGTCACAGTTGAGGAGCTTTTGACCGTTGAGAGCTATGAAAATGTGCATCAGCTTGTCTCCACCGTCACCGCGCAGTTGTCCCCGGGAATGACCGCTATTGATGCTCTGGAGGCGTCATTCCCTGCAGGATCGATGACGGGTGCCCCCAAAATCAGCGCAATGACCTTGCTTCATCACTTGGAACAAGGTCCTCGAGGCATCTATTCAGGCGCCTTTGGTTACTTGGGGATTGATGGCGCTGCCAACTTTGCCATGGTTATTCGGAGCATTGTTCTGACGGACCAGGGAGCAATGATTGGCACAGGTGGGGGAATAACCAGTGGTTCAATTCCTGACGCAGAGCTGGAAGAGACCAGAATCAAGATAACTCCGCTGTTGAAGGCATTAGGGGTCGATTCAAACCGGTATTCTTAG
- a CDS encoding aminotransferase class IV produces MDVLRLRWNGSVLVDITGAPEIPLYVGDSFFLEDGKVVGYQRHLERFISSSQRQGLVRSVDTFLEKVTATLPREGSWFPRIDLTERGELELWIRPAPPRKETIVLTTSATDPRREPTIKGPDIPALNEIRVQAEEQGADDAVILDAQGRIVDGSTTCLVWVEGERVVIPPLEALRVDSITVSILKDFLRAQGTSVEERWATPADIQGCELYALNALHGIRSALSWVNGPTLRVNHERLNQWRNIYAGQTEKLPVTS; encoded by the coding sequence GTGGATGTCTTACGTTTGCGCTGGAATGGCTCTGTACTCGTGGATATCACTGGGGCGCCTGAAATACCCCTCTATGTCGGAGATTCATTCTTTCTGGAAGACGGGAAGGTTGTTGGTTACCAGCGCCATCTTGAACGCTTCATCTCCTCCTCGCAACGTCAAGGTTTGGTTCGCTCGGTGGATACTTTTCTGGAAAAGGTCACTGCAACGCTTCCTCGGGAGGGGAGCTGGTTTCCACGTATAGATCTCACCGAGCGCGGAGAGCTCGAGTTGTGGATACGGCCAGCTCCACCACGAAAAGAAACTATTGTCCTCACAACCTCAGCAACGGATCCACGGCGTGAACCAACAATCAAAGGGCCTGATATCCCTGCTTTGAACGAAATACGCGTTCAGGCAGAAGAACAAGGTGCTGATGACGCAGTCATTCTCGATGCGCAGGGACGAATTGTTGATGGTTCAACCACCTGCCTTGTCTGGGTAGAAGGAGAAAGGGTAGTTATTCCCCCGTTAGAAGCTTTACGAGTCGACAGCATTACCGTGAGTATCCTCAAAGACTTTCTTCGAGCCCAAGGCACCTCTGTCGAGGAACGATGGGCAACACCTGCCGATATTCAAGGATGCGAGCTGTATGCGCTCAATGCACTTCACGGCATACGTTCAGCTCTTTCTTGGGTTAATGGTCCAACATTAAGAGTGAATCATGAGCGCCTGAACCAGTGGCGCAATATTTATGCTGGCCAAACTGAAAAACTTCCGGTGACCTCATGA
- a CDS encoding DedA family protein, whose protein sequence is MNDIINYLLALVASIDPVTRTLLASFLIMLETSFLVGLVIPGDTVVIISSTAISSFPEYIFMVVMVIIGSLTGETIGFFVGKYFGPHIRRSWLGKKIGHHRWEQAENYIDRRGGIAVFVSRFLPILHSMVPLTVGMTRMTYKKFIAWTSASCTIWAVVYVTLAAVLKDQYEAFAAKYDWAGFLFLGIVVVIIIGFALIKKRIEKSQERYMDEPGDHDPRTVENPLGS, encoded by the coding sequence ATGAATGACATCATCAACTACCTGCTCGCTTTAGTTGCATCCATAGACCCGGTAACCAGAACGCTTTTAGCTTCTTTCCTCATCATGTTGGAAACTTCCTTCCTGGTGGGGCTTGTGATTCCGGGTGACACGGTTGTCATCATTTCTTCAACAGCAATTAGCTCCTTTCCGGAATACATTTTCATGGTCGTCATGGTCATCATTGGATCGCTCACAGGTGAAACCATTGGTTTCTTTGTCGGAAAGTATTTTGGCCCACATATTCGTCGAAGCTGGCTTGGCAAAAAGATAGGTCACCATCGTTGGGAACAGGCCGAAAACTACATCGACCGACGTGGTGGGATTGCTGTGTTTGTCAGCAGGTTTTTACCCATCCTGCATTCGATGGTGCCGCTGACCGTAGGCATGACACGAATGACCTATAAGAAATTCATCGCCTGGACGAGTGCTTCCTGCACAATTTGGGCCGTGGTCTATGTCACTCTGGCCGCAGTGCTCAAAGATCAATATGAGGCCTTTGCCGCTAAGTATGACTGGGCTGGCTTCTTATTCTTAGGTATTGTCGTCGTCATCATCATTGGGTTTGCCCTGATCAAGAAACGAATCGAAAAGAGCCAAGAGCGCTACATGGACGAGCCTGGAGATCACGACCCTCGCACGGTCGAGAATCCTCTCGGTTCCTAA
- a CDS encoding App1 family protein: MKRKKPSTAAELTQDVMHRAARIEDRFHAYREKRARRRGYAVTVVPYPGYGTTEWVRVLCRVLLTRNPRPGSRAAKKMQKRSESVRGWRSFTSVPINEVSVNIAINGYETTVSADRGGVVDVRLPMKLSPGEHIVKIHSEDSEIAEATIYVISPTASVGLVCDVDDTVMVTALPRPFLAAWNSFVLDEHARVPTPGMAVFLSRVAHIQDGMPVVYLSTGAWNVAPTLRRFLGRNLYPQGTLLLTDWGPTHDRMFRSGRQHKETQLRRLASEFPHVQWILVGDDGQHDESIYAAFEKDVPSSVRAVAIRQLSNGEAVLAGGRKKAEEHSKAGNAPWVYAPDGAGLAAQFKELGILPD; encoded by the coding sequence GTGAAGCGCAAAAAACCCTCGACCGCAGCAGAGCTGACTCAAGATGTCATGCACCGCGCAGCACGCATCGAGGACCGTTTTCACGCCTACCGGGAAAAGCGCGCCCGCAGGCGCGGTTATGCTGTCACAGTCGTCCCCTACCCCGGATATGGCACAACCGAATGGGTTCGTGTTCTCTGTCGTGTACTTCTTACGAGAAACCCTCGACCTGGTTCGCGTGCAGCAAAGAAAATGCAAAAACGTTCTGAAAGCGTCAGAGGCTGGCGTTCTTTCACTTCTGTTCCCATCAATGAAGTTAGTGTGAACATTGCCATCAATGGCTACGAAACAACAGTCTCAGCAGACCGTGGCGGTGTCGTAGATGTACGGCTTCCTATGAAACTTTCCCCCGGTGAGCACATCGTCAAGATTCATTCCGAAGATTCTGAGATTGCAGAAGCAACAATTTATGTCATCTCACCCACAGCTTCAGTAGGTTTGGTCTGTGACGTCGACGACACCGTCATGGTGACAGCACTTCCACGGCCTTTCTTGGCTGCCTGGAACTCCTTTGTGTTGGACGAACACGCCCGTGTCCCAACTCCTGGAATGGCTGTCTTTCTCTCCCGTGTAGCTCATATTCAAGACGGCATGCCTGTGGTTTATCTCTCAACCGGTGCTTGGAATGTGGCTCCGACCTTACGCAGATTCCTTGGCCGTAACTTATATCCGCAAGGAACACTGCTTCTGACGGACTGGGGCCCCACTCATGATCGGATGTTTCGCTCAGGGCGCCAACACAAAGAAACACAACTTCGCCGGCTGGCTTCAGAATTTCCTCATGTTCAATGGATTCTTGTCGGAGATGATGGCCAGCATGACGAGTCCATTTATGCCGCTTTCGAAAAAGATGTTCCTTCCAGTGTGAGAGCTGTTGCAATACGCCAGCTCTCCAACGGTGAAGCAGTTCTTGCCGGAGGTCGAAAGAAAGCTGAAGAACACAGCAAAGCAGGGAATGCACCGTGGGTCTACGCCCCAGACGGTGCTGGCTTAGCAGCACAATTCAAAGAATTAGGGATTCTGCCAGACTAA
- the hflX gene encoding GTPase HflX yields the protein MSSESSDEIVERVLARASAKNPARVSVFSSGRAQALSDDVSLTHDDSFDGQQQDLADRISLRRVQGLSTELEDVTEVEYRQVRLENVVLIGVYPKGQTEDGENSLRELAALCETAGARVLDGVIQMRPMPDPATYLGRGKTQELRDLVAALGADTVVADTELAPSQRRALEDEVKVKVIDRTAVILDIFSQHAKSREGKAQVELAQMQYMLPRLRGWGESMSRQAGGQVGSAGAGMGSRGPGETKIELDRRRINTRMAKLRKQIAAMKPARDTKRANRKRNAIPSVAIAGYTNAGKSSLLNRITRAGVLVENALFATLDATVRQAKTADGRNYTLVDTVGFVRNLPHQLVEAFRSTIEEVADADLIIHVVDASHPDPASQIRTVRDVIGEAGASDIPEQIVFNKSDLIDDNTRLLLRGLEPSALFASARTGEGINEVLQKIADRIPTPDVPVVLVIPYDRGDVVSALHAKAVIESTEYREEGTLIHARVKKSDLPQFEEFISA from the coding sequence ATGAGTAGTGAATCCTCCGATGAAATCGTAGAGCGCGTGCTTGCTCGCGCCAGTGCTAAAAATCCTGCACGTGTTTCCGTCTTTTCTTCTGGCCGGGCGCAGGCTTTGAGCGATGATGTTTCTTTAACGCATGATGATTCTTTTGACGGCCAACAACAGGATTTAGCAGACCGTATTTCGCTGCGCCGAGTTCAAGGTCTCTCTACTGAACTCGAAGATGTCACTGAGGTTGAATATCGTCAGGTTCGGCTTGAAAACGTTGTCCTCATCGGGGTGTATCCCAAAGGTCAAACGGAGGATGGTGAAAACTCTCTGCGTGAACTTGCGGCTTTGTGCGAAACAGCAGGTGCGCGCGTGCTTGACGGTGTCATCCAAATGCGCCCAATGCCAGATCCTGCAACATATTTAGGTCGAGGAAAAACTCAAGAACTGAGAGATCTCGTTGCTGCACTCGGGGCCGACACTGTCGTGGCAGATACTGAGCTTGCACCTTCTCAGCGTCGTGCTTTGGAAGACGAAGTAAAGGTCAAAGTCATTGACCGAACTGCCGTCATTTTGGATATTTTTAGCCAGCACGCCAAAAGCCGAGAGGGTAAAGCTCAGGTCGAATTGGCCCAAATGCAGTACATGCTCCCGCGGTTGCGTGGTTGGGGTGAATCGATGTCTCGCCAGGCCGGTGGTCAGGTCGGTAGCGCTGGGGCAGGTATGGGTTCTCGTGGTCCTGGTGAAACCAAGATCGAGCTAGATCGACGTCGAATCAACACACGCATGGCTAAATTGCGTAAGCAGATTGCCGCGATGAAACCCGCTCGTGATACCAAGCGAGCAAACCGTAAACGCAACGCCATTCCATCTGTAGCCATCGCCGGCTACACCAATGCCGGTAAATCTTCACTTCTCAATCGCATTACACGAGCGGGTGTGCTCGTTGAGAATGCCTTATTTGCCACCTTGGATGCGACTGTTCGCCAAGCAAAAACTGCTGACGGGAGAAATTACACTCTCGTTGACACTGTGGGCTTTGTCCGAAATCTTCCTCACCAACTCGTTGAAGCCTTTCGTTCCACGATCGAAGAGGTAGCTGATGCTGACCTGATCATTCACGTCGTTGACGCGTCCCACCCAGATCCTGCTTCACAAATTCGGACAGTCAGGGACGTCATTGGTGAAGCTGGAGCTTCCGACATCCCTGAGCAGATTGTTTTCAATAAATCTGACCTCATTGATGACAACACCAGGCTTCTCCTTCGTGGACTAGAACCCTCCGCGCTTTTTGCTTCAGCCCGGACCGGGGAAGGCATTAATGAAGTTCTTCAGAAGATTGCCGACCGAATTCCAACACCTGATGTTCCGGTTGTTCTCGTTATTCCCTATGACAGAGGAGACGTTGTTTCTGCCCTTCACGCTAAAGCAGTGATTGAGTCAACTGAATATCGCGAAGAGGGAACACTCATTCATGCCCGTGTCAAAAAGTCAGATTTGCCTCAGTTTGAGGAATTTATCTCTGCTTAG